In Clostridium swellfunianum, a genomic segment contains:
- the fabZ gene encoding 3-hydroxyacyl-ACP dehydratase FabZ, with translation MLNIKEIMEILPHRYPFLLVDKIETLEPGVKAVGYKNVTMNEYFFQGHFPGEPVMPGVLIIEALAQVGAVAMLSLDEFKGKIGYFTGIDRAKFRKKVVPGDVLRLEVEMTKRKGPIGIGKAIAYVDDKKAAEAELSFIIQ, from the coding sequence ATGTTAAACATTAAAGAGATTATGGAAATTCTACCGCATAGGTATCCTTTCCTACTTGTAGATAAAATAGAAACACTAGAGCCAGGTGTTAAAGCAGTAGGCTATAAAAATGTGACTATGAATGAATATTTCTTTCAAGGACATTTCCCCGGGGAACCTGTTATGCCAGGAGTGCTTATAATTGAAGCTCTAGCTCAGGTTGGAGCTGTTGCTATGCTTAGCCTTGATGAGTTTAAAGGCAAGATTGGCTATTTTACAGGCATAGATAGGGCTAAGTTCAGAAAAAAAGTAGTGCCTGGAGATGTTTTAAGGCTTGAAGTTGAAATGACAAAAAGGAAAGGCCCTATAGGCATTGGAAAGGCAATAGCTTATGTAGATGACAAGAAAGCTGCAGAAGCTGAGCTTTCATTTATAATTCAGTAA